The DNA window TGCTCGTGTATTGCTCGGCGTGCGAATGCGCAGCCACCTGCTGCGACAGCACCTGTCCGAGAAACACGCACGCGGTCCTGACATGAAACGGTACGCGGCGGGGTTGGGCATTGTGACATGCGATCAAGCCCCACAGCTTCTCGGCCACGACGATCGACACCGACATGGACGCCGCCGTTCCCATGTTTCGCATGTATTCGGCATGAAGCGGCGAAACGCTCCGCAGTGAAGCGTACGAGAGATCGAGCGGTTCGTGAGCCGAATCCGCCGGCCTGAGCGGCACCGGCGTATAGGAGGCGTCGGGAATCAGCCGGACGGGATTGACCCGGTACAGGTCGCGCGCCTGGGCCGGGATGTCGGATGCCGGAAATCTCTGGCCGAGGTAGCTCGGCAGGCGGTCATTGCGATCTTCGGCGACAACGATCCCGTTCCAGTCCGGGTCGAACTGGTAGACGAGAACGCGATCAAATCCCGTCAGCTCTCTGACTTGCCCGGCCGCTACGGCACACGCCTCGGGCATGTTTTTAGCAGCGAGCAGCTTGCTGACCAGGGATTGCAGGACCGGGTAGATGACGTCAAACGCGGCGGGTTCGCCGCTTCCGGTCTCCTCCAACTCCACGAGCAGTATCGATCCCATTCGGTGCGCCAGTACGTGATACGCACCGTTCGACGAACGCGGCCGGGTCGTTTCTATGAACATCGGCGACTCGCCCGGCGGCACCGCCATCACCTTGTCAGCCAGGACTTTGCCAAGCACGCTGCTTAGGCTGCTGCCGATCAGGCGGTCGGCGCCCCCGCTGGGGTGTTCGACCGCGTTGGCGCTGACGCGGCGGATGACCGCCGTGGCGGCATCGACCACCAGAAGGACGCCATGTCCCTGAATGCTGCCGGGCGTGCGAATCGGTTCGCTGTCGCATCCCGACAGTTCGGGGGGCGTTTCCGTGATTGTTCGGACTGAGTCCTTCATCGCGTGTCACGCTCCGCGGCCAATGATCAACCTCGTGCCCTGCCGCTTCAGCCAGGATGCCAGCGTTACAAACGTATTACTGGCACCGGCAACGATCTCGGCTTCGCACCGAACGCCGCCGAGTCTGTCGAACTCGACCAGGAAGTCGCGCCATCGCGACAACGCACGCGCTCCCTCTCCCAAGAAATAGGACCGCCCGAGCCCGGTGGTCAACCCGAGGGAGGCTTCTAAAGTTTTGCTAATTTTCAGGCCTCCCAGGGTCGACCCCTCCATGACGTAGACGGAGCCCAACAGTCTTCCACCGTCGAGCGCCGGGAGTTCCGAGCATTTCGGCATGTCGTCCGGGCCGTGATGAAAGTGCCGCAGGTCGGCCGCCAGGCGATCGGCACGCCAACGTGAAGACATCAACATTTGGATTTCAGGATCGCCGCACCCGTGTACCGCTTGTTCCCAAGGTAGAACGAACCCGTAGAACGCCTTAAGGACCGCGACATAGCCTTCGACGGTGCGGAGGTCGAAGCAGTCTTCAAACGTTTGCTCGACCTGGGCGTGCAGGGGTGCGGTGGCAAGACGAAGTCGATCAATGAGCGGCATGCGGAAATAGGCAGAAACTGCGGACTCGGCTGCGTCGAGGCGTTACGCCGCAGTTCGGTAGTACGCATGCTCGCCGCAGGCGGGCTCCGCTGACAACGTACAAAAATGCGTGGTGAGCAATAGGGAGCCGGTTGGCAACAGAAGGTGCCATTGGATTGGTGATTCCCCGTGGTCACTCGACAGCGGGAGGCAGCTTCGTGACAATCAGATCGGATGAGTTTCGGCTAATGTCGGCCGACCAGCTTCGCGTTCACGAAAGGCAGCAGTACGAATGGCAAGTCTTAAAACCCTTTGGGCAGAGTTCAAGGCGTTCGCGTTCAAAGGGAACATGATCGACTTGGCAATTGCCGTGGTGATCGGCGGGGCTTTCTCCGGCGTGATCGACTCGCTGGTGAAGGACATCATCATGCCGACGATCAGCTACGCGACGACGGCCGTGAAGGATGCCAAGAACGCGGCCGTAGATGCCGCCGCCAAGGCCAGCGACGCCGTCGGCCTGACGGCGACGACGCAGCCGGCAACCCAGCCGGCGACGAAGCCCTCGAGTGTCCCATCCACGCAGCCCGCGCCCGCTTCTGCCGAAGCACCGGCCGTCCCGACGACGCAGGAAGCACAGGCCGGCGCCGTCGCCGACAAGATGATCGCCGACTCCGGCGGCAAATCGAAGGAATGGAAAGAAATGGTGTCGGCGTTCGCGACGGCTCTGGAAGCCGACCGCAAAGCCGCCGACGCCAAGGCCGCCATCGCCAAGGCCGAAGCCGACAAGAAGGCCGCCGAGGAAAAGCCGGTCGATCTTTCCTGGAAGATCGGACGAATCAATGTCGGTAACTTTATCGCGGCGATCGTCAACTTCGTCATCATCGCTGCCGCGGTGTTCATCATCATGGTGAAGATCCTGGGCGGCGTCATGAAGAAAACCGCAGGCACGCCCAAGGCTGAAGAGCCCACGAGCAAGGAATGCCCCGAGTGCCTCTCGATCATTCCGATCAAGGCCAAGCGATGCCCGAACTGCACGAGCATCCTGGCGCCAAACGCCACGCCCACCGTCTGACGACTGGGACGCTGGCTGCAGAACGCGAACGACATCTTTTGCTTATCCGGTCGGGCTGCCGATCCGATACCGAGTGGACCGTGGCGCGCGTGTCGTGCCACGGCCCGCTCTTGGTCTGTCGTGACCGTTCGAATGGCGGTCGGCCCCATCGGCCGACCCCCTTGTCCTCCCCGTGAGCCACATGAAGTTGTCGGCCGAGCATTTCGAGCAGATCGTCGGGTCGTTGCGGTCTGATACCAGTCAGCGCACGAGCGAACGACGCGACGGGCCCCGCGTTGGGTTTAGGATGACTGTAACGGTCGTTCCGTGCACGGTGTCGGACGCCCCGACGCGACACGAGGTTCGGGTGCGCGACCTATCGATTGAGGGCATGGGAATCCTCCACTACGAGGGTCTGGCCGAGGGAAGCTTTTTCGTTGCCATTATGAATCGGGCGACTGGGGAGCCACTTAAGGCGCTGTACCGGGTGGCCCGTTGCGAGAAGGTCTCCCACAGGCAGTTCCTGATCGGGGGCCTGCTCGAACGCGTCATCGAGAGCACCTCCGCAAGACAAGGGGCCGCCTGACGGCATGTGCAATCGGCCGGGCGTCGGGCGAGCTCTGGCGACGGTCGGCGTCCGAAAACTCGTGTGCAACTCGCTGTCATAGATAGACTTGTGTGCATATCCGGGTGCGCAATCCTGCGACCGGCCTGTTATTGGACGGCTTCGCCCTCGATTTTTTCTCAAGTTCGGGTGACAATCCTGGGGTTGTTTCGGGGGACGGCATCGGCTTGCGGGTCGTTTCCGCACCTCTGACGCCCTATTGTCTCTCATCGTCCGACGCCGACTTACCCCGGCCGGATGAAACCCGACGTGAACCTCAGTCTTACACTTGAACAACCTGACAAACGCCTGGCCCTGTTCGGCTCGGCCGATCGCTACCTGCGCATGATCCGCGACACGTTTGGTGTTCAGATCACCAGCAGGGAGGAGGAGATCCGCATCGCCGGCGAGAAGGACGGCGTCGCCAGGGCGGCGGCCGTCCTGGACAAGTTGCAGCGAAAGCTCCGTCGTCAGGACTGGCTTAGCGCCGAGGACGTCGGCCAGGCGATCGGGCAGGCGTTCGACGACACCCACGGCCGCTCGGCCGACGAGATCGACGTCTACGTCAAGGGCGCAGTCGTCCGTCCCAAGACCGAAGGCCAGAAGGCGTACGTGACGGCGATGTTCGCGCACGACCTGACCTTCTGCATCGGCCCCGCCGGCACCGGCAAGACCTACCTCGCGGTCGCTGTCGCGGCGACGATGCTGAAACGCGGACAAGCGCGGCGCATCGTCTTGGCCCGCCCTGCCGTCGAGGCCGGCGAACGGCTCGGCTTCCTCCCGGGTGATCTCCAGGCCAAGGTCAATCCTTACCTGCGGCCGCTCTTCGATGCCCTCCACGACATGATGGACTTCGAGCAGGTCAAACGCCTGATGACCAACGATGTCATCGAAGTGATCCCGCTCGCGTTCATGCGCGGCCGGACGCTGAACGACGCATGCGTAATTCTCGACGAAGCACAAAATACTACACCCAGTCAGATGTTGATGTTTCTGACGCGACTGGGTCATGACAGCAAGATGATCGTCACCGGCGACACCAGCCAGGTGGACCTTCCCGACGACACCCGCAGCGGGCTGGACGACGCCGTTGATAAGCTCCGCGGCATCAAGGGCATTGGCCTGGTGGAACTGCAGCGGGAAGACATCGTTCGGCACCGGTTGGTGCAGAACATTGTGAACGCTTACGAACGAAGGAGTGCTGAGTAGGGTCCGCCTTGGCGGACGCGAATTGTTCGCGTGCGCCGGACCTTTGCAGCATCAACCTTCCGTCCGCCAAGGCGGACCCTACTATGGACCTCGGCACCAAGAGTACCGCCCGGCGTCAGGAGATTCGTAAGAATCGCCCCGACGCCCAGCCACGCGACTGGCAGCAGTTGCGTGAGCGTGGAATTCCGCAGTCGATCACGATTGCGGTTGCCTTCTTTCTGCTCGCGACGGCGATCATGCTGTTGCGGCAGAACGTGGTGCCCTACCGCCCGGGCCAGCCGGTGACGCATGACATCGTCAGCCGGGTCAAGTTCAGCTACTACGACGAAAGCAAGTTCCGCCTCGCGCAGACCGAGGCATCGACCCGGGAGCCACGGGTGTACAAGGCCGACGACGAGGCCTGGCAGTCGCTCGAGAAGGACCTGCTGTCGCTGCCCATCCGCATGAGCGCGGCGACCGAGCCTCCCGACGAACTGGCAAAGATCTTTGACGACGCCGGCTCGCGCACCGCGCTGAGGCAGTTCGGCGCACCCGACGCCGCCAGAACCTACGAAGACACCGTCAAGGCTTTCCTGCAGGGCCTGATCGAGTACCGCAACAAGTCGGCGTCCAATCATCCGCTCGTCCTGATTCCTGCCGACGAGTACCGCGAGGAACGAACCCGCGGCCGGATCAGGATTGGTACCGATACGCCCATCCCGCTGAGCCACGTGTATGCCGTCGACGACCGCGCACAGCTGGTTCCGATTCTGCAGGGACTGGCTGAGAAGGCTTTCCCGCTGGCGCTTCAGGGGAAGATGGTCGAGTACTCCTTCGGCCGGTTGAAGCCGACCCACTTGGTCGATACCCAGGCCACCGCCTACCGCAAGAACGAGGCGTCGTCCGCCATCCTTCGGAGCGCCGGCAATCGCAATGTCGTCCCGACCGAAGTCCTGGTTTCCCGGCTCAAAGGCGCGCTCGACGACGGCGACGTGTCGCTTCTGCGCGCGGAACACGGGGCGTACCTGGATTCGCTCAAAGGCTCGGCCTGGAAGCAGTATCTCGGCGTCGCCGCCTGCACGCTGATCATCACGTTGGTCATGGCGGCCTACATCGCGGCGTTCCAGCCGCGGGCCGTGAAGAACTATGCCCGCGGCGGCGCGATCGCCGGGCTGATGCTCGCGATGCTCCTGCTGGCCACTCTCGCCGGCATCGGCAACGGCCCGATCTACCTCTTCGGCACAGGTCCCACGCTGCTGGTGGCGATGATTCTGGCGATCGCCTACGACCGCCGATTCGCGATGGGCATCGCAAGCCTGCACGGGTTGCTCGTGACCATCGCGTTGGACCAGCCGGCCTCGTTCTTTCTCGTGCTCTGGGTCGGCGTACTGATTGCCGGCTTCCTGCTGGACGACGTCCGGACGCGGAGCAAGCTGGTCGAGGTCGGCGGCGCCGCGGCGATCGCGATGATGTTCGCCACCGGCGCGTCGGGAATGCTCGACATGGAGTCCGGCCGCTTCGTGCTCCGCAACTGCCTGTACACCGGGGCGGCGGGAATCGCCGCCGGCTTCATCGTCCTGGGCATCCTGCCGTTCATCGAAAAGATCTTCCGCATCACCACCAGCATGACGCTGCTGGAACTCGGCGATCCCAGCCAGCCGCTGTTCCGCCGACTGCAGGTCGAAGCGCCCGGCACCTACAACCACAGCCTGCAGGTTGCGAACCTTGCCGAGGCCGCCGCCAAGGCGATCGGTGCCGATTCGCTCCTGTGCCGCGTCGCCGCCTACTACCACGATGTCGGCAAGATCAACAAGCCCGATTACTTCGTCGAGAACCAGATCGGCGGCCAGCAGAATCGCCACCTGAACCTCGACCCGAATCTGTCGCTGCTGATCATCGTCGGGCACGTGAAGGACGGCATTGAGCTGGCCCGAGAATACAACCTGCCGACAAGCATCATCCCGTTCATCCAGCAGCATCATGGAACGACCGTGGTCGAGTACTTCTATCGCCGGGCCTGCTCGCAGCAGGAGCAGCGCGATCCGACGACTTCGATCAGCGAGCACCACTACCGCTACGAAGGACCTCGTCCGCGGACGAAAGAGGTCGGCATCATGATGCTCGCCGACTGCGTCGAGAGCGCTACGCGTGCACTGGGCGATCCGAGTCCGGCCCAGATCGAAGGCCTCGTCCGCGACCTTACGATGCGACGGCTGCTCGACCGTCAGTTCGATGAGTGCGAACTGACGATGAAGGAGCTTGAGCTGATCCAGCGATCGCTGATCAAGACGCTCGCCGGCATGTATCACGGCCGCATTCCATACCCGAGCCAGCAACAGACCGCGCCGGAAACGATGCAGACGACCATCGGGCAGATTCGTCCGACCGGTACCGCTTAGTCCGCCGAATGCTCATTGCCATCTGAACCAACCTCACGGATCGCGTCGAGCTGTTTTGGCTCGCGGTGATCAGGCGAGAATTTCCTTGACGACCTTTCCGTAGACATCCGTCAGCCGGAAGTCTCTTCCGCCGTAGTTGAAAGTCAGCCTGGTGTGGTCGAGGCCAAGCAAGTGGAGGATGGTCGCGTGCCAGTCGTGAATGTGGACCGGCTTCTCGACGGCCTCGTAGCCGACATCGTCCGTCGCTCCGTACGCCATCCCACCCTTCATACCGCCGCCGGCCATCCAGGTGGTGTAACCTTTGTTGTTGTGGTCGCGTCCACTGCCGCTCTGGCCGTAGGGCGTTCGACCGAACTCGCCGGCCCAGATGACCAGCGTGTCGTCCAGCATGCCCCGCTGCTTCAGGTCGGCCAGTAGCCCGGCGATCGGCTTGTCGGTCGCCGTCGCGCTGTCGGCGAGCTGCTTGTCGATCATGAAGTGGTGATCCCACGTCGCAGGTGCGGTGATCTCGACGAACCGCACGCCCGCCTCGGACAGCCGCCGGGCCATCAGGCACTGACGGCCGAACCGGTCGGTCGGCTTGCCCGATCCGATGCCGTACAACTGGCGGATCGATTCCGGTTCGGCCTTGAGGTCCATCACATCCGGCACCTCGTCCTGCATGCGAAACGCCAGCTCGAACGACTCGATCGCCCCTTCGATCTCCGGGTGATAGACATCCCGATGCAGCTTGTGCTGGTTGAGGCTGCGAATCAGGTCAAGCTGCGCCCGCTGAACGTTGCGATCGGCCCCCGCTTCGCCAAGGTTCTTCATCGGCGGGCCGGGGATCTCGTCTTTCTTCAGCAGCGCGGCATAGAAACCGGGAATCTGATTGCCGCCGAGCTTTGTCCCCTGAAAGATCGGCGGAAGGAAAGAACTTCCGTAGTTGCGCGCCCCGCCGTTGTCGGTCGGCGGATTGATCGTGACGAAGCCGGGCAGGTTGGCGTTCTCGCTGCCCAGACCGTAGATCGACCACGCCCCGACCGAGGGCCGGGTGAACTGGAAGCTGCCGGTGTGCATCTGCACGAACGCCTGCGAGTGGTTCGGCAGGTCGGTGTGCATGCTGTTGATCATGCACAGGTCGTCGGCATGGGCGGCCAGGTGCGGAAAGACCTGCGAAAACCAGAGGCCCGATTTGCCGTGCTGCGAGAACTGGTACGCCGACCCCAGCAGCTTTGCCCCGCCGCGGCCCGACATCGCTTTGCCGGAATTCTTCTGCAGTGCCGGCTTGTAGTCGAACGTATCCACGTGCGACGGACCGCCGTTCATGCATAGAAAGATGACGCGCTTGGCGCGGGCAGGGAAATGAACTGCCTTGGGAGACAATGCCCCACCGGCCGCGCCGCTTCCGGCGTCCTTCGTCGCCGCCTGGCTCGCCAATCCGGCGAACGCAAGGTAGCCGAAGCCCGACGCAGCAGACTTGAGCGCATGTCGGCGAGAGAACATCATCGGTAAACTCGAAGCGGTTGCGGTGTACATACGGTTCAACTCCGATGACAAGCGGATCGATGGTGCAGACCGCTCCGTTACGATAGAAGCATCTCCCGGCTGTATACCGTCGGAAACGGTCGGCGCGGCAGGTGAGTCGCTGGTTTAGTCGCGTCTGGTTCGGTTGGCTTCTGTCGCGCGTTAGCAAGACGAACCAAACTCCATCCACCCATGATCGAACCTCTCCTATCCGATCAGGCCTTCCTCGACGACGTCGACGCGACGCTCAAGCTGCCCGGGCAGATTCACCTCTGGTGGCTCGGACAGAGCGGCTACCTCCTGCGCGTCGGCGGGCGATCGATCGTGATCGATCCCTATCTGTCCGACTCACTGACCGTCAAGTACGCCGCCACTGACAAGCCGCATACGCGCATCAGTCGCCGGGTTGTAGATCCGGCGAAACTCGGATTCGCCGATGTTGTCCTTAGCAGTCACGCGCACACCGATCATCTCGATCCCGAAACGCTGCGACCCCTGCTGGCGGGGCGAACGCCCGGGCCGTTCGTCATCGCGCCGGCGGCTATCCTTCCGCTGGTCGCAGAGCGAACGGGTCGAACCATAGGTGACACCAGCCTCGTCGGCGTTGATGCCGGGGTTTCGACTTCGTTCTTCGGCATGACCATCACCGCCGTAGCCTCCGCCCATGAAACTGTCGAGCGCGACGAGCAACGCCGCTGCCGGTTTCTCGGCTTCGTCATAGATGTCGGCGGCTTCCGCATCTACCACAGCGGCGACACCATGCTCTACGACGGCCTCGTCGAGACGCTGCGACCGTTTGACCTCGACATCGCCCTGCTCCCGATCAATGGCCGCAAACCCGAACGCCGGGTCGCCGGCAACACCAACGGCCGCGAGGCGGCCTGGCTGGCAAAGGAGATCGGTGCCGGGTTGGTGATTCCCCATCACTACGACCTTTTCGCGTTCAACACCGCCGACCCGGCCGACGAGTTCATCCCCGAGTGCCAACGGCTGGGACAGCCTTACCGCGTGCTGCGCCTCGGCGAACGACATTCGGCCGACTTCTCCGCCTCCGGCGTAGAGAAGCGCTGAATCGATTTCGCTGCTCGAATGAAACTCCCTCACCCGAAGAACGCCCACAACACGCTCGTCAGCAGTGCCAACCCGAATCCAACCCACACCCAGATCGGCCAGCCCCGGGACAGCTCTTCTTCCATCACATAGTGCCCGCACTTGGGGCAGCGCTCGGCGTCTTCCAGGATCATCTTCCGGCAGTTCGGGCAGGCGACCAGATCGGGCTCGTCGCTGCGGCGAAGGTCGACGGCATCGGGGCCTTCAGGATGGAGGTCCTGGTCGTCGTCAGTCACATCGGCATCGACGTCGTCGACCTCGTCAGCGTCCTGGTCATCGTCTCGATAGCCACCAGCTCCGGAAGGTCCGTCGTCGCTGTAGGACGTCGATTCGACGCCTTCGTCGTCGTCAGGACGCTTGCGGTGATAGTCTCGGTCCTGCCATCCCATGCGCGCCTCCGATCTTCGTCCTGCCGCCGATCAAAACTCCCGCAGCGCCGCCCGGGCCGCATGGTAACCGCACATGCCATGCACGCCGCCGCCGGGAGGCGTGCTGGCCGAACAAAGATACAGACCCTTCGCGGGCGTGCGGTACGGATTCCTGCTGAGCACCGGCCGCGCGAAGGTCTGCCAGAATGTCGATGCCCCGCCGGCGATGTCGCCGCCGATCAGGTTGGGGTTCCATGCGGCAAAGTCGGCGGCCGTCGTGACCTTCCTGGCGAGCACGCAGTCGCGGAAGCCCGGCGCAAACCGCTCGAGCTGCGCCTCGATGCGTTCGGTCACGTCGGCCGTCGATCCGTGCGGCACATGAGCATAGGCCCAGAACGTCTGCTTGCCTTCAGGAGCCCTGGTCGGATCAAACCGCGACGCCTGCACCGCCAACACGTAAGGCCGCGGCGCACACCGTCCGTCCCACGGAAATTGCTCGGCGTCGGCGATGTCGTCGAAGGTTCCGCCGAGATGAATCGTTCCGGCCCTGCCGACGTCGGCGCATTTCCACGGCACCGGCTGCGACAGCGCGTAGTCGATCTTGAACGCGCCCGGTCCGTGGGCGTAGTGCATCAGCTTTTTGACGTACGCCGGCGGAAGCCTTGAGCCGGCGATGGTGGCCAGGTTGCGCGGCGCGACATCACACAGGATGACCTTCGCCGCCGGGAGTTCGTCGAGCGAACGGATGTGCCGTCCCAGTTCGATCGTTCCGCCGAGCGTCCGCAGGTGTGCCGCCAGCGCGTCGGCCAGTTTCTGCGATCCGCCCTTGGCGACGGGCCATCCGCCGGCATGGGCTGCGGTCATCAGCACCAGGCCGTACGCCGCCGATCCCATCCATTCCATCGGAAGCACCGAATGTGCTGCACAGCCGGCGAACAGTGCCTTGGCGGCGGTCGTCAGGAAGTTCTGCTCGACAAACGCCCGCGCCGATTTCATCGCCTTCATCCCGAATCCCGCCATCAGCAACGGGTGCTTCGGAAATGCCAGTGGAGACGACAGCAGCTGTGGCGACAGCTTCGACCAGTGCCGGGTCATCAACTCGAAAATGTTCCGATAGTGACCGCCGTCACGGCCGAGCTGCTCGGCCGTCTGTTCCACCGAACGGTGCAGCAAAACGGCCGACCCGTCGTCCAACGGATGCGCGACGGGGATCTCCGGGTGCACCAGTTCCATGCCGTAGTCGCTCAGCGGCAATGACGAGAACAACGGCGACGCCAGGCACAGCGCCTGCACGGTAGAACAATGGTCATGCACGAAGCCGGGCAGAGTCAGCTCGGCCGACCGCATGCCACCGCCGACGGTGTCGGCCGCCTCGTAGACGATGACGGATTTTCCGTTGCGTGCCAGTTCGATCGCCGCCCCAAGACCGTTCGGTCCCGAGCCGATGACGATCGCGTCGTAACTCTTTGCAGTGGTGCTGGTCATGTGGGCCGCTGTGATAGCGGAGGATCAGTCCGCTGGCTACGGGTTGGAATCTGAAAGCTGGTTTCCCGACGATGCCGACAGATTCCGTGCTCCTGTTAAGTGATCGCGCCGGCCCGCGCAATTTTTCAGCCGCCGGGGCGTCGTAGATGTCGATTCGACAAGTTCATCGATCGTCCTGACCCTGCGGAGAAGCCATGCGTGCCTTTGCCCTTCTGTTCATCCTGCTGTCGGCGTTCGGAGCGCGGCCGGCGGCTGCCGCGACTGCCAAGCCCAATGTCATCCTCGTCCTGATCGACGACATGGGCTGGGCCGACTTCTCCTGCTTCGGCAACAAGGCGGTCAAAACGGAACAGATCGACCGCCTGGCCGCCGAAGGACTTCGCTTTGAGCAGTTCTACGTCAATTCGCCGATCTGCTCCCCGTCGCGAACGGCCCTCTCGACCGGGCAGTATCCGCACCGCTGGCGGATCACCTCGTTCCTGAACAACCGCAAGAACAACGACGACCGGGGCGTCGCCCAGTGGCTCGACCCTAAAGCGCCCATGCTCGCCCGCACGCTTAAAGGTGCCGGCTACGCGACCGGACACTTCGGCAAGTGGCACATGGGCGGCCAGCGCGACGTCGGCGAAGCGCCACTGATCACCGAGTATGGCTTCGACGCGTCGCTCACCAACTTCGAAGGCCTGGGCCCGCGCTTGCTTCCACTCGGTAATGCGTTTGACGGCAAACCG is part of the Humisphaera borealis genome and encodes:
- a CDS encoding MscL family protein, giving the protein MPTISYATTAVKDAKNAAVDAAAKASDAVGLTATTQPATQPATKPSSVPSTQPAPASAEAPAVPTTQEAQAGAVADKMIADSGGKSKEWKEMVSAFATALEADRKAADAKAAIAKAEADKKAAEEKPVDLSWKIGRINVGNFIAAIVNFVIIAAAVFIIMVKILGGVMKKTAGTPKAEEPTSKECPECLSIIPIKAKRCPNCTSILAPNATPTV
- a CDS encoding biliverdin-producing heme oxygenase — protein: MPLIDRLRLATAPLHAQVEQTFEDCFDLRTVEGYVAVLKAFYGFVLPWEQAVHGCGDPEIQMLMSSRWRADRLAADLRHFHHGPDDMPKCSELPALDGGRLLGSVYVMEGSTLGGLKISKTLEASLGLTTGLGRSYFLGEGARALSRWRDFLVEFDRLGGVRCEAEIVAGASNTFVTLASWLKRQGTRLIIGRGA
- a CDS encoding phytoene desaturase family protein yields the protein MTSTTAKSYDAIVIGSGPNGLGAAIELARNGKSVIVYEAADTVGGGMRSAELTLPGFVHDHCSTVQALCLASPLFSSLPLSDYGMELVHPEIPVAHPLDDGSAVLLHRSVEQTAEQLGRDGGHYRNIFELMTRHWSKLSPQLLSSPLAFPKHPLLMAGFGMKAMKSARAFVEQNFLTTAAKALFAGCAAHSVLPMEWMGSAAYGLVLMTAAHAGGWPVAKGGSQKLADALAAHLRTLGGTIELGRHIRSLDELPAAKVILCDVAPRNLATIAGSRLPPAYVKKLMHYAHGPGAFKIDYALSQPVPWKCADVGRAGTIHLGGTFDDIADAEQFPWDGRCAPRPYVLAVQASRFDPTRAPEGKQTFWAYAHVPHGSTADVTERIEAQLERFAPGFRDCVLARKVTTAADFAAWNPNLIGGDIAGGASTFWQTFARPVLSRNPYRTPAKGLYLCSASTPPGGGVHGMCGYHAARAALREF
- a CDS encoding PhoH family protein; translation: MNLSLTLEQPDKRLALFGSADRYLRMIRDTFGVQITSREEEIRIAGEKDGVARAAAVLDKLQRKLRRQDWLSAEDVGQAIGQAFDDTHGRSADEIDVYVKGAVVRPKTEGQKAYVTAMFAHDLTFCIGPAGTGKTYLAVAVAATMLKRGQARRIVLARPAVEAGERLGFLPGDLQAKVNPYLRPLFDALHDMMDFEQVKRLMTNDVIEVIPLAFMRGRTLNDACVILDEAQNTTPSQMLMFLTRLGHDSKMIVTGDTSQVDLPDDTRSGLDDAVDKLRGIKGIGLVELQREDIVRHRLVQNIVNAYERRSAE
- a CDS encoding PilZ domain-containing protein; this translates as MKLSAEHFEQIVGSLRSDTSQRTSERRDGPRVGFRMTVTVVPCTVSDAPTRHEVRVRDLSIEGMGILHYEGLAEGSFFVAIMNRATGEPLKALYRVARCEKVSHRQFLIGGLLERVIESTSARQGAA
- a CDS encoding HD family phosphohydrolase: MDLGTKSTARRQEIRKNRPDAQPRDWQQLRERGIPQSITIAVAFFLLATAIMLLRQNVVPYRPGQPVTHDIVSRVKFSYYDESKFRLAQTEASTREPRVYKADDEAWQSLEKDLLSLPIRMSAATEPPDELAKIFDDAGSRTALRQFGAPDAARTYEDTVKAFLQGLIEYRNKSASNHPLVLIPADEYREERTRGRIRIGTDTPIPLSHVYAVDDRAQLVPILQGLAEKAFPLALQGKMVEYSFGRLKPTHLVDTQATAYRKNEASSAILRSAGNRNVVPTEVLVSRLKGALDDGDVSLLRAEHGAYLDSLKGSAWKQYLGVAACTLIITLVMAAYIAAFQPRAVKNYARGGAIAGLMLAMLLLATLAGIGNGPIYLFGTGPTLLVAMILAIAYDRRFAMGIASLHGLLVTIALDQPASFFLVLWVGVLIAGFLLDDVRTRSKLVEVGGAAAIAMMFATGASGMLDMESGRFVLRNCLYTGAAGIAAGFIVLGILPFIEKIFRITTSMTLLELGDPSQPLFRRLQVEAPGTYNHSLQVANLAEAAAKAIGADSLLCRVAAYYHDVGKINKPDYFVENQIGGQQNRHLNLDPNLSLLIIVGHVKDGIELAREYNLPTSIIPFIQQHHGTTVVEYFYRRACSQQEQRDPTTSISEHHYRYEGPRPRTKEVGIMMLADCVESATRALGDPSPAQIEGLVRDLTMRRLLDRQFDECELTMKELELIQRSLIKTLAGMYHGRIPYPSQQQTAPETMQTTIGQIRPTGTA
- a CDS encoding MBL fold metallo-hydrolase — protein: MIEPLLSDQAFLDDVDATLKLPGQIHLWWLGQSGYLLRVGGRSIVIDPYLSDSLTVKYAATDKPHTRISRRVVDPAKLGFADVVLSSHAHTDHLDPETLRPLLAGRTPGPFVIAPAAILPLVAERTGRTIGDTSLVGVDAGVSTSFFGMTITAVASAHETVERDEQRRCRFLGFVIDVGGFRIYHSGDTMLYDGLVETLRPFDLDIALLPINGRKPERRVAGNTNGREAAWLAKEIGAGLVIPHHYDLFAFNTADPADEFIPECQRLGQPYRVLRLGERHSADFSASGVEKR
- a CDS encoding DUF1501 domain-containing protein, whose translation is MFSRRHALKSAASGFGYLAFAGLASQAATKDAGSGAAGGALSPKAVHFPARAKRVIFLCMNGGPSHVDTFDYKPALQKNSGKAMSGRGGAKLLGSAYQFSQHGKSGLWFSQVFPHLAAHADDLCMINSMHTDLPNHSQAFVQMHTGSFQFTRPSVGAWSIYGLGSENANLPGFVTINPPTDNGGARNYGSSFLPPIFQGTKLGGNQIPGFYAALLKKDEIPGPPMKNLGEAGADRNVQRAQLDLIRSLNQHKLHRDVYHPEIEGAIESFELAFRMQDEVPDVMDLKAEPESIRQLYGIGSGKPTDRFGRQCLMARRLSEAGVRFVEITAPATWDHHFMIDKQLADSATATDKPIAGLLADLKQRGMLDDTLVIWAGEFGRTPYGQSGSGRDHNNKGYTTWMAGGGMKGGMAYGATDDVGYEAVEKPVHIHDWHATILHLLGLDHTRLTFNYGGRDFRLTDVYGKVVKEILA
- a CDS encoding zinc ribbon domain-containing protein; this translates as MGWQDRDYHRKRPDDDEGVESTSYSDDGPSGAGGYRDDDQDADEVDDVDADVTDDDQDLHPEGPDAVDLRRSDEPDLVACPNCRKMILEDAERCPKCGHYVMEEELSRGWPIWVWVGFGLALLTSVLWAFFG